A genomic segment from Streptomyces sp. NBC_01233 encodes:
- a CDS encoding proline racemase family protein, which yields MRTRHVYHAVDSHTEGMPTRVITGGVGVIPGATMAEKRLHFIEHTDHVRTLLMYEPRGHSAMSGAILQPPTRPDADYGVLYIEVSGLLPMCGHGTIGVATVLVETGMVPVVEPVTTVRLDTPAGLVSVDVRVEDGAATAVTLTNVPSFSVGLDLKAEVPGYGTVTYDIAYGGNFYAFVELDALGLPFDRTRKGDLLAAGLAVMDAINAGDDRPVHPENPSIAGVKHVYLAAPGSDARRSRHAMAIHPGWFDRSPCGTGTSARMAQLHARGLLELDTDFVNESFIGTEFTGRLIAQTTVGGLPAVVPTVTGRAWITGTAQYFLDPTDPFPGGFNTVALGILSRWQPPHE from the coding sequence ATGCGTACGCGCCACGTTTACCACGCGGTGGACTCGCACACCGAGGGGATGCCGACCCGGGTGATCACCGGGGGAGTCGGGGTGATCCCCGGCGCCACCATGGCCGAGAAGCGGCTCCACTTCATCGAGCACACGGACCACGTCCGCACCCTGCTCATGTACGAGCCGCGCGGCCACTCCGCGATGAGCGGCGCCATCCTGCAGCCCCCCACCCGCCCCGACGCCGACTACGGCGTCCTCTACATCGAGGTGTCGGGCCTGCTCCCCATGTGCGGGCACGGCACCATCGGTGTCGCCACCGTCCTCGTCGAGACCGGCATGGTGCCGGTCGTCGAGCCGGTCACCACCGTCCGGCTCGACACCCCCGCCGGACTGGTGAGCGTCGACGTCCGCGTCGAGGACGGTGCGGCCACCGCCGTCACCCTCACCAACGTCCCCTCCTTCAGCGTCGGCCTCGACCTCAAGGCCGAGGTCCCCGGGTACGGCACGGTCACCTACGACATCGCCTACGGCGGCAACTTCTACGCCTTCGTCGAACTCGACGCCCTCGGTCTCCCCTTCGACCGCACACGCAAGGGCGACCTGCTCGCCGCCGGACTCGCGGTCATGGACGCGATCAACGCGGGCGACGACCGGCCCGTCCACCCCGAGAACCCCTCCATCGCCGGGGTCAAGCACGTCTACCTCGCCGCCCCCGGCTCCGACGCCCGCCGCTCCCGGCACGCCATGGCCATCCACCCCGGCTGGTTCGACCGCTCGCCCTGCGGTACGGGCACCAGCGCGCGGATGGCCCAGCTGCACGCCCGCGGACTCCTGGAGCTCGACACGGACTTCGTCAACGAGTCCTTCATCGGCACCGAGTTCACGGGCCGGCTGATCGCGCAGACCACCGTCGGCGGACTCCCGGCCGTGGTGCCCACGGTCACGGGCCGGGCCTGGATCACCGGCACCGCCCAGTACTTCCTCGACCCGACCGACCCCTTCCCCGGAGGCTTCAACACCGTTGCGTTAGGGATCTTGAGTCGTTGGCAACCCCCGCATGAGTAG
- a CDS encoding IS4 family transposase → MREKSVITRTIEVAGGVFAPGQLGELTQTVDFELVDAVLEETGTVERRLRLLPSRVVVYFVLALALFENCSYRAVWGKLTASLTSLALAVPAASSLSRARRRIGAAPLRRLFEILAGPLAVRGQSGTFWRGLRCVAVDGTLLHVPDEKTLTWKYPKRAGDTLEFGYPLLRLVVLVECGTRALLAATFGPESDGELTYANRLLGALDDTMLLLADAGFDAVEFLRDIQGSGARFLIRSSARRIPTPAEHLADGSYLARIGYGVIPVLITVRVIEAHLTVRLDDGTVRHEQWRLLTSLLDPVRYPADEVAELYHRRWQVETTYFSIKATILEGRVLRSRTQPGLDQEVYALLTTYQALLRAAADGIETRPDLTMSRISFTVLIRTAGDTVISATGILPPLGPVDRVGVIGQAVLEAPLPSQHRQRIKARTRKNPTSKYGPNAGQQPVTSQNYSIQTTITFFEHGLNSRSRR, encoded by the coding sequence TTGCGGGAGAAGTCTGTCATCACGCGCACGATCGAGGTCGCTGGGGGTGTGTTCGCGCCGGGGCAGCTGGGTGAGCTGACGCAGACGGTGGACTTCGAACTGGTGGACGCGGTGCTTGAGGAGACCGGCACGGTCGAGCGGCGACTGCGGCTGCTGCCCTCGCGGGTGGTGGTGTACTTCGTCCTCGCGCTCGCACTGTTCGAGAACTGCTCCTACCGGGCGGTGTGGGGCAAACTGACCGCCTCGCTGACGAGTCTGGCCCTGGCCGTCCCGGCGGCTTCCTCGCTGTCGCGGGCGAGGCGGCGGATAGGGGCCGCCCCGCTACGGCGGCTGTTCGAGATCCTGGCCGGGCCCCTCGCTGTCCGCGGGCAGTCGGGCACGTTCTGGCGGGGCCTGCGGTGCGTGGCCGTCGACGGCACTCTCCTCCATGTCCCGGACGAGAAGACGCTCACCTGGAAGTACCCGAAACGGGCCGGTGACACGCTGGAGTTCGGCTACCCGCTGCTGCGGCTCGTCGTCCTGGTCGAGTGTGGCACCCGCGCCCTGCTCGCCGCCACCTTCGGACCCGAGAGTGACGGTGAACTCACCTACGCGAACCGCCTGTTGGGCGCTCTTGACGACACGATGCTCCTGCTGGCCGACGCCGGCTTCGATGCGGTGGAATTCCTCCGTGACATCCAGGGCAGCGGGGCACGATTCCTGATCCGCTCTTCCGCCCGACGCATCCCCACCCCCGCCGAGCACCTGGCCGACGGCTCCTACCTGGCCCGGATCGGCTACGGCGTCATTCCCGTCCTGATCACCGTCCGCGTCATCGAGGCCCACCTCACAGTCCGCCTGGACGACGGCACTGTCCGCCACGAGCAGTGGCGCCTGCTCACCAGCCTCCTCGACCCCGTCCGCTACCCCGCCGATGAAGTGGCCGAGCTCTATCACCGCAGGTGGCAGGTGGAAACCACCTACTTCTCGATCAAGGCGACCATCCTGGAGGGCCGCGTCCTGCGCTCGCGCACCCAGCCCGGCCTCGACCAGGAGGTCTACGCCCTGCTCACGACCTACCAGGCCCTCCTCCGCGCCGCCGCCGACGGCATCGAGACCCGCCCCGACCTCACCATGAGCCGGATCAGCTTCACCGTCCTGATCCGCACCGCCGGTGACACCGTCATCAGCGCGACCGGAATCCTGCCCCCACTCGGCCCTGTCGACCGAGTCGGCGTGATCGGTCAGGCCGTCCTCGAAGCCCCGCTGCCGTCCCAACACAGGCAACGCATCAAAGCCCGCACCCGCAAGAACCCCACCAGCAAGTACGGCCCGAACGCCGGACAACAGCCCGTGACCAGCCAGAACTACAGCATCCAGACCACTATCACGTTCTTCGAGCACGGCCTCAACAGCCGCTCACGGCGCTAA
- a CDS encoding proline racemase family protein, giving the protein MDYHTAGEAFRIVDCGAEGLAVPGDTVAERCATAIGPGGSGTAPRRSALDDVRRLLVQEPRGHAGMYGGFVVPPDDDGAHFGVLFWHKDGYSTACGHGTMALGAWAVESGRVAAPDHGDAQVRIDVPSGRVTATVHRDGGRTTGVTFRNVPARVGARKVPVATTLGLAEVDIAHAGACYASVRARDLGLDVSRASLPALVRAGREIRAALATHPATWHPDGPLLSGVYGVILHEELPDAPIGPHQRNVTVFADGQIDRSPCGSGTSTRLALLAEDGRLGPGEDLLNESVAGTVFTGRMLDGGVTEVTGTAYRTGEHAFVLDPHDALGTGFPW; this is encoded by the coding sequence GTGGACTACCACACCGCCGGCGAGGCCTTCCGGATCGTCGACTGCGGCGCGGAGGGCCTGGCCGTGCCCGGTGACACCGTCGCCGAGCGCTGCGCCACCGCCATCGGCCCGGGAGGCTCGGGGACCGCTCCGCGCCGGAGTGCGCTGGACGACGTACGGCGCCTGCTCGTGCAGGAGCCGCGCGGACACGCCGGGATGTACGGGGGGTTCGTGGTCCCGCCCGACGACGACGGGGCCCACTTCGGCGTGCTGTTCTGGCACAAGGACGGCTACTCCACCGCGTGCGGCCACGGCACCATGGCCCTCGGGGCCTGGGCCGTGGAGTCCGGCCGGGTCGCCGCCCCGGACCACGGCGACGCCCAGGTGCGCATCGACGTACCGTCCGGGCGGGTCACCGCGACCGTGCACCGGGACGGGGGCCGCACCACCGGGGTCACCTTCCGCAACGTGCCGGCCCGGGTGGGCGCCCGCAAGGTCCCCGTCGCCACCACCCTCGGACTCGCCGAGGTGGACATCGCGCACGCCGGGGCCTGTTACGCCTCCGTCCGCGCCCGCGACCTCGGCCTGGACGTCTCGCGGGCCTCCCTGCCCGCCCTGGTGCGGGCCGGCCGGGAGATCCGGGCCGCGCTCGCCACGCACCCCGCCACCTGGCACCCTGACGGCCCGCTGCTGTCCGGGGTGTACGGGGTGATCCTCCACGAGGAGCTCCCGGACGCCCCCATCGGGCCGCACCAGCGCAACGTCACCGTGTTCGCCGACGGGCAGATCGACCGCTCGCCCTGCGGCTCCGGCACCTCGACGCGGCTCGCGCTGCTCGCGGAGGACGGGCGGCTCGGCCCCGGCGAGGACCTGCTGAACGAGTCGGTCGCCGGCACGGTGTTCACCGGGCGGATGCTGGACGGCGGTGTCACCGAGGTCACCGGCACCGCCTACCGCACCGGTGAACACGCCTTCGTGCTCGACCCGCACGACGCGCTGGGGACGGGATTCCCGTGGTGA
- a CDS encoding ornithine cyclodeaminase family protein produces MAGLLTPAAATDALAEALRAGLDPESCPQRTVLAVPGGGELLLMPAASGSYAGVKIAGVAPGNPARGLPRITGSYLLLDGPTLRPLALLDGAALTTLRTPAVSALALRHLAPAGRPLRLVLFGSGPQAYGHLEAALSVRELAEAVVVARDPASGERLAAHARGLGLPARTGTPKAVADADLVICCTTAREPLFDGRLVGPGATVVAVGSHEPTARETDTALVRRAAVYVESRAAALREAGDLLVPEAEGAIGPGHITGTLADLVAGRMPAGGAQSCPQLFKSVGMAWEDLAVAVALCEAAGV; encoded by the coding sequence ATGGCCGGGCTCCTGACCCCGGCCGCGGCCACGGATGCCCTGGCGGAAGCTCTGCGGGCCGGGCTGGATCCCGAGAGTTGTCCGCAGCGTACGGTGCTCGCCGTACCCGGCGGGGGCGAACTGCTGCTGATGCCGGCAGCCTCCGGCTCGTACGCCGGGGTGAAGATCGCCGGGGTGGCGCCGGGCAACCCGGCCCGCGGGCTGCCCCGGATCACCGGCTCCTACCTGCTGCTGGACGGGCCCACCCTGCGCCCGCTGGCCCTGCTCGACGGCGCGGCCCTCACCACCCTGCGCACGCCGGCCGTCTCCGCCCTCGCGCTGCGCCACCTGGCTCCGGCCGGCCGGCCGCTGCGGCTGGTGCTCTTCGGCTCCGGACCGCAGGCGTACGGGCACCTGGAAGCGGCCCTCTCGGTCAGGGAGCTGGCCGAGGCGGTGGTGGTCGCCCGCGACCCGGCGAGCGGAGAGCGGCTCGCCGCGCACGCCCGCGGCCTGGGGCTGCCCGCCCGGACCGGCACCCCGAAGGCGGTGGCCGACGCCGATCTGGTCATCTGCTGCACCACGGCCCGGGAGCCGCTCTTCGACGGGCGCCTCGTCGGCCCGGGCGCCACCGTCGTCGCCGTGGGCTCGCACGAGCCGACCGCCCGGGAGACGGACACGGCCCTCGTGCGACGCGCGGCCGTGTACGTGGAATCCCGCGCGGCGGCCCTGCGCGAGGCCGGCGACCTGCTGGTCCCGGAGGCGGAAGGGGCGATCGGGCCCGGCCACATCACCGGTACCCTCGCCGACCTGGTCGCAGGGCGGATGCCGGCGGGCGGAGCGCAGAGTTGTCCACAGCTCTTCAAGAGCGTGGGCATGGCCTGGGAAGATCTCGC